GTCTCCTCACAGCTGAACAGTCTGCTCCCCCCAGCACACTGTCCAcagcaaaaggagaaagaaaaacccctacatgaaaaaaaaaatcaagagggTAACGAACAAACACATTAACACTTACGGTCAAGTCCGTTGATGTATCTCATTGTAATTTCACAGTGCCCCCAAACTGCACTGACTATGGGGtaaagttttttcccttttagtcCTCTGAAGGCCACTCCAAGATATTGTCCATCGACCATGAAGCTAAGCGTCCCTTCATCCATATCCAAAACCACCAGTAAGGAGTCTGGGAGTACAAAAGACTCATCTGGTTCCAAAAAGACGGGGTACGTGACCCCGGGCTGGTTTTTACAGTTGTGGTAGAGTTTGTTGCGCcccagatcccagccccaggatTCATTGTTGCTACCAACCAAGGACGTGTATCCCACCGAGTGCAGCGGCGCGTCGGCCGTGGAGACGCCCACCACGGCGTGAGTCCCCCGCTGCCTCGTGGGCCAGTGGATCTGCCACACGTGCAGGCCCCGCGTGTAGCCCACCTTGCCCCGGATGCAATCTGTGCTTTGGGCCACAGGGTGTCTGTGAAAAGTCAGTTTATCATCCTCCTTAACAAATATATTTAACGAGCGATCTTCGTTATTCCAAGCGTGTTTGTACTGGACCTCCAGCTTGGCAGGGGGCATATCCAACAGCATGTCCAGGCGCGCGGGCTTGCAGAAATCCGGGCCTCTCAGCTCTCGTTTCACGGGTCTATAAGGGGGCTCCCTCACATCCACAGACTTTATGCTCCCTGAGATTTTCTGGCCCATTGCTTGGCTGCAGGTTtacaaaggagaaagaaaagttgaCTTTGGCCCAATGTCACCTCATGGAAGCACCGTTACACTGAGCCAGTGACCTGACAAGCTGAGCGGATTTAGTCCTCctgtttggagttttttagCAGCAATGTTTTCAGAGTAAAAAATGCTcctgaaagaaagcagaaagtttCCAGTTAGTTTAAGAAAGCCAATAGGAAACCCATAGCATATTTTTGAAGCGCTTCTTCTTGTCCTCAGGAGCTATTTTAAACACCAGAGCTAAATTCACTCCTGCTTGTGCAGTGTCCTGCAGTGCtagccaggctgccagcaggatgcGGAGCCCACCAGCGCACAGAGCGCAGACAGTCATTTCCTCCAATTCATGATAGGATGCAGACATTCCTCACCTTCTGCCCTTCCACCTATTCTGTCTGGTCAAGTTCACAGCGGGCCCGAAGCAGGCAGATGCTGTTCCCCAACAACAGTGACAAACTTTATGTGCTGTGGTAGCTTCACTTTCACTTGTGCTTTTGGTTCAgtctctcacacacacactaGGTCAGAATCTTTTATTTCCAGACATGCTCTGTCCTGGGCCCTGGTGACAGCGACTTCAGCTTCTCTGCCCTTATTAGAACAAATGCAGCCAACAGCAAATAGCagcaaaatttaaatgtttctttttaatttaccctgagtttaaataaaaggagaaaaacatcaaaaattcATCcagattttgaggtttttgttttgtttttttttttaataaaggagctaaaaggaaaaaaaaggaaggctgTAGGAAAAGAAGCCATGGAAAGACAAACGAAGAAGGGCTGTTTCAGTTTGGCAAACATTTCTAATGGGCAGCTACCGCAATAGGGAATGTTCCTAATGCTAATGGACAGCAGGCTAATCCACAGTTCCTGTATTTCAGGATTCAGCTGACCCAGAACACAGTAAGACACATTATGGGGAATACAtgattttgaaatgtattatttctctgcttccaCAGACAAACAGGGCAAAAAAGCACCAGGAAAAGcttctctgcagcctggatAAGTTAGATTTGTTCACATTTCAGAGTTCAGGTATAGTGTAGAGATAAATCAAGAACCTCTAAAAGTACTAGAGGAGTAGAAATGAAGGCAGTCCTATAAACTCAAATACATGATTGACATGGGATCACACAGAGtatctgcagcagcagacaTACTTCTATCCTCTAGCAAAATCAGTGCCAAATCCAGGAATGTTCAAATATAGCAGAGTAGACCCACTCTGTTTATTTATTGACAGAATGATGATGTGcttcaagaagcaaaaaatctCCACACTCTCAAGAGGCTGAAGAGCCCAAGTGACAGTTGCCTGTCATAAAATACCAAACAGCAGATGGGCAGaaattttcttgcaaaaaacaTCCTGCAATATTTCACTTGGTAAGTCAAGCTGATGTTCTCCCTTTTAAAGAACTTCTACTCCAAACACACAGTCCCATTCCAAAGATAATTTCTGAAAGAAGCTAAGAAACATGTGTGTGCAataaaagggaacaaaaagaaGTTCAAGAAAAAACCCCTATAAAATTTACCATCCAACCAAGTTTGAGAAGTGAATGAAGTCCTCTTAttatttccaaaagcaaaaGTAAAGTATTTTCTGCATGTATTAAATACAGGAATTAAACCACATCTagtcttcttaaaaaaaattaaaaaaaaaaaaaaaacagaaaaaaagaagtacaaAGGTGATTTTCCAAAACCACATCACAGTTCAGttattacaggaaaatattttctggtggCTGGTTCCCACAAGAGCATATGCACACACATCAGTGTAAAAGAACCAGCTCATTGCAACTACTTTTAAtgtttgaaaattaaacaataTACATAAGTATCTAACCCCCTCATATCACATTTGCAGGAAGACACACAATTCACAGGAGCTCTCCAAGTGAGGTCAACTTGAATGATCCCCCTTATTCCTTTCCAAACCATGTAAGAGCAATCCAAAACTTTAAACAGCAATTACATTTAAGCTGATGCTTCCCATTTCCAATATGCACAAGCActcatgggtttttttgaagcTATGATGCCAATTTGGCAAAGTAGGTTCAGTACTTTATTCCACACCTATAATCCCAGGAGAAATTAAATAGTGACACTAATACACACAGAGGGAAGCAACAGGAGTAAATGTTGTAAGTAAACTTCCATGGGAGGATACATGCTCAGGGATTGggtaattccttttaaaaagtgattatttgagcttgaaaggaaatgaaaagggaaaacgTCAGACTTTCAAAGGGAATGTCTGTGACATCTATTTGAGATTTAGCTCTacatgcctttgaaaatttCTACTTTAAAGCACAAGACAATTGCCACATTCCTGCCAGGGTGCTGAGGGGAGACAGCCGGGGAAGTCCTCAGTGCATCCTGCTGTATCACTTCCTGATCACATGAGAAACTAAACTTGGCACAGATGTTTGCCTGGCAAATCACCAAGAAATTATAAACACTGAATTGACTCACTTGGCAAGCCACAGACATTCTTCCTCATGTGCCCCAAACTGTAATATAAACAGGCTGCTAATAGATAGATCAGTAATTCAGAGGAGTAAAATGCATCGTAATGAGTACCTTGATATACACACAACCATGCCTGCACTCTGGGATGCCCTCAGTAAGTACTTTAATTTGAAAGTGTATCTTACAATATTAAGTCTTTCATCACACATGAACATTACCACATAAAATAATTagataatgaaatattttgtcaaaTAGCTTTGCATAATATGGAACAACAGTGGAAAAATCTTACAGGTAGACAGCTCTGGTTGCTGGAGAGTAGTAGCTGACATGAAGACTTTACATGAGAAGCAGCCTTGCCTCCcaagccaggcagcagcaacaTGAGCTCCATGGGGAGCAACTCACCCATAAAGCCCTCCTGGCAGCTCACAAGAGTCCCCTTGGGTGCTTGCAGGAGCAATGTGTTTCAAAAGCCAGATCATCCATGGCCTTGCCTGTGTTCTGTCCTTTTTCACCAAGCAGATGGCAGAGACCCAGCTGAGGCACGGCACAGCAGGGAAGCACCACTGTGCCCTCCACaatcagcagctgcagctggaggcacaCAGCTCACCAAggctcagcctgtcttcaccAACAAAATCCTCCCTACTCCCACAGGTCACACACTGGCAGCACAGAAGCCTCAGGAAAGTCACTCTTGCCCCACTACCATGGGGATCTGCAGGCAGCTTCTCCtcacaccagcagctgcaggaaagctgtGCACACTCCCACGGAGGGAAGGAGAGTGACAAACAATTCATCTGGCAAAGGTACCCCAGACCTGCTTCCTGTCTGCAGCATGGGATGAATACCTACACAGCATTACCAAAAGCTGTGGGTTAGAGACAAAAGATTATTCCTGTCAGACTCATTAGTG
The genomic region above belongs to Motacilla alba alba isolate MOTALB_02 chromosome 9, Motacilla_alba_V1.0_pri, whole genome shotgun sequence and contains:
- the SPSB4 gene encoding SPRY domain-containing SOCS box protein 4, with the translated sequence MGQKISGSIKSVDVREPPYRPVKRELRGPDFCKPARLDMLLDMPPAKLEVQYKHAWNNEDRSLNIFVKEDDKLTFHRHPVAQSTDCIRGKVGYTRGLHVWQIHWPTRQRGTHAVVGVSTADAPLHSVGYTSLVGSNNESWGWDLGRNKLYHNCKNQPGVTYPVFLEPDESFVLPDSLLVVLDMDEGTLSFMVDGQYLGVAFRGLKGKKLYPIVSAVWGHCEITMRYINGLDPEPLPLMDLCRRSIRFALGRDRLHDIEILPLPLSLKNYLQYQ